A genomic window from Candidatus Nealsonbacteria bacterium includes:
- the rpmH gene encoding 50S ribosomal protein L34, translated as MSFTYNPKKKKRKRTHGFRKRMKKFGGRRVLSKRRKKHRKRLAV; from the coding sequence ATGAGTTTTACTTATAATCCCAAAAAGAAAAAAAGAAAAAGAACCCATGGGTTCAGAAAAAGAATGAAAAAATTTGGCGGCAGGAGGGTTCTTTCCAAACGGAGAAAAAAACACAGAAAAAGATTAGCTGTTTAA
- a CDS encoding YidC/Oxa1 family membrane protein insertase, with product MNIGLIFNIIFYKPLFGALLWLSQNLPGNDLGIAIIVLTCAIRLLIYPLNTKSIQSQKALQKLQPKIQEIQSRFKDDKEKQGKAIMDLYRQEKINPFSGCLPMLIQLPILMALFLVFKDFANNLDVRPMFLGLIPLTEPSKILAVLSGIAQFFQVKMVSPKNKPGKDKSDFSQIMQKEMLYLFPLITVVFLWKLPSAIGIYWLTTSLFSIIQQYLIFKPKNDYQSGDSKN from the coding sequence ATGAACATAGGATTAATTTTCAATATTATTTTTTACAAACCATTATTTGGTGCTTTGCTTTGGCTTTCTCAAAATTTGCCCGGGAATGATTTAGGAATAGCGATTATTGTTTTGACCTGTGCTATCCGCCTTTTGATTTATCCTTTAAATACAAAATCAATTCAATCCCAAAAAGCCCTCCAAAAGCTTCAGCCGAAAATTCAAGAAATCCAATCCAGATTTAAAGACGATAAAGAAAAACAAGGGAAAGCTATAATGGACCTTTACCGTCAAGAGAAAATCAATCCTTTTTCGGGCTGCCTTCCAATGTTGATTCAACTGCCTATTCTAATGGCTTTGTTTTTGGTTTTTAAAGACTTTGCAAATAATTTAGACGTTCGGCCAATGTTTTTAGGATTAATTCCTTTAACAGAGCCTTCTAAAATTCTGGCTGTTTTGTCGGGGATTGCCCAGTTTTTTCAAGTAAAAATGGTAAGTCCTAAAAACAAGCCCGGTAAAGATAAATCAGATTTTTCACAGATAATGCAGAAAGAAATGTTGTATTTGTTTCCTTTAATCACCGTTGTTTTCTTGTGGAAACTTCCCTCAGCCATTGGCATTTATTGGTTAACTACCAGTTTGTTTTCAATAATTCAACAATACTTAATTTTTAAGCCGAAAAATGATTATCAATCAGGAG
- the rnpA gene encoding ribonuclease P protein component, with translation MLPLKNRLKKKKDFDEVFKKGKGIEGFFLFLKIKNNDLKESRFGFIVSQKVSKKAVIRNKTKRRMRAAVTNRKNFIKKGLDIVVMAKKGAERKNFLEIEEELVNLLKKIKVLE, from the coding sequence ATGTTGCCTTTAAAAAATAGACTAAAAAAGAAAAAAGACTTTGACGAAGTTTTTAAAAAAGGGAAAGGAATCGAAGGATTTTTTTTGTTTTTAAAAATAAAAAACAACGACTTAAAAGAAAGCAGATTTGGTTTTATAGTGTCTCAAAAGGTCAGCAAGAAAGCCGTTATTAGAAACAAAACCAAAAGAAGAATGAGGGCGGCAGTAACGAACAGGAAAAATTTTATTAAAAAAGGATTAGACATTGTTGTTATGGCCAAAAAAGGAGCTGAGCGGAAAAATTTTTTGGAAATCGAAGAAGAGCTGGTTAATCTTTTGAAAAAAATAAAAGTATTGGAATGA
- the yidD gene encoding membrane protein insertion efficiency factor YidD: MKKVFLKTICFYQKYFSPLFPKVCRFYPSCSEYSFLAIKKYGAIKGTFLGIKRILKCHRFNPGGVDLP, from the coding sequence ATTAAAAAAGTTTTTTTAAAAACAATTTGTTTTTATCAAAAATATTTTTCTCCGTTATTTCCAAAAGTTTGCCGTTTCTATCCGAGCTGTTCTGAATACTCGTTTTTAGCGATTAAAAAATACGGAGCAATAAAGGGAACTTTTTTAGGAATAAAAAGAATTTTAAAGTGCCATCGTTTTAATCCGGGAGGAGTAGACCTTCCTTAA